In Prevotella sp. oral taxon 475, one DNA window encodes the following:
- a CDS encoding DUF438 domain-containing protein encodes MENQMKSYLPHLDTEKMQALFEIETAFKAGKLSAQEAQEQIRQRVGKVSAYHVAYIEQTMTEETSDECIREDIHSVIGMLGDQLDNTLPNLPEDHPIMHYLNENKEMKRLLLAVEDLMQYPMIKNQWLELYEQISQYPLHYKRKQNQLYPMLERKGFTRPTTTMWTFDDMVRDEIREAERLLREDREEEFIAQQERVILYARDLMEKEEYILYPTSLALISEEEFEDMKSGDQEIGFAFFSVAHQPKAASSTSTGRSAAASEAAAGGLAGELQALLSKYGYSAGAGEKLDVTTGRLSLEQINLIYQHLPIDISFVDENELVCFYSDTDHRVFPRSKNVIGREVMNCHPRKSAHIVREVIDKLRSGEQDRAEFWINKPGLFIYIIYVAVRDKEGRFRGVLEMMQDCTHIRSLEGSQTLLTWSHADAEAPTVETADTPTAEKEETTQPVGEITPQTRLKDLLKQYPDLKKRLPEIAPQFKMLNTPLGKLMIGKVDVQMMSDRSGVPLERLLSELRRLTGA; translated from the coding sequence ATGGAAAATCAAATGAAGAGCTATCTGCCCCATCTCGATACAGAGAAAATGCAGGCTCTTTTCGAGATAGAAACTGCTTTCAAGGCTGGAAAACTCTCTGCCCAGGAGGCACAAGAGCAGATTCGGCAGCGAGTGGGAAAGGTGAGTGCCTATCATGTGGCCTATATCGAGCAGACCATGACCGAGGAAACCAGCGACGAGTGCATCCGGGAAGACATCCACTCTGTCATCGGCATGCTGGGAGATCAGCTCGACAATACGCTGCCCAACCTGCCCGAAGATCATCCCATCATGCATTATCTCAACGAAAACAAAGAGATGAAGCGGCTCTTGCTGGCCGTGGAAGACCTGATGCAATATCCGATGATCAAGAATCAATGGCTCGAGCTCTACGAACAGATCTCACAATATCCGCTGCACTACAAACGCAAGCAGAACCAACTCTACCCCATGTTGGAACGAAAGGGATTCACCCGGCCCACGACCACGATGTGGACGTTCGACGATATGGTGCGCGATGAGATTCGAGAGGCCGAAAGATTACTGCGCGAAGACCGCGAAGAGGAGTTCATCGCTCAACAAGAACGGGTGATTCTGTATGCGCGCGACCTCATGGAGAAGGAAGAATACATTCTATACCCTACTTCGCTCGCTCTGATCAGTGAAGAGGAGTTTGAGGATATGAAGTCGGGCGATCAGGAAATTGGTTTCGCCTTCTTCTCCGTAGCCCATCAGCCAAAGGCCGCTTCCTCTACTTCCACAGGCCGTTCTGCCGCCGCATCGGAAGCAGCCGCCGGCGGACTGGCTGGCGAACTGCAGGCCCTCCTCTCCAAATACGGCTATAGCGCAGGGGCAGGCGAGAAGTTGGACGTGACCACCGGCCGGCTCTCGCTCGAGCAAATCAACCTGATTTATCAACATCTGCCCATCGACATCTCTTTCGTCGACGAGAACGAACTGGTGTGTTTCTACTCCGACACCGACCATCGCGTCTTCCCACGCAGTAAAAATGTGATCGGACGCGAGGTCATGAACTGCCATCCGAGGAAGAGTGCACACATCGTTCGCGAGGTGATCGACAAGCTTCGCAGCGGCGAACAAGACCGTGCCGAGTTCTGGATCAACAAGCCGGGCCTCTTCATCTACATCATCTACGTGGCCGTTCGCGACAAAGAGGGTCGCTTCCGCGGTGTGCTCGAGATGATGCAGGACTGTACGCACATCCGTTCGCTGGAAGGTTCGCAGACATTACTCACCTGGAGCCACGCCGACGCCGAAGCTCCGACTGTCGAAACAGCCGACACTCCGACCGCCGAGAAAGAGGAAACCACACAACCTGTGGGCGAGATAACGCCGCAAACCCGACTCAAAGATCTGCTCAAACAATATCCCGATCTCAAGAAACGCTTGCCCGAAATAGCCCCACA
- a CDS encoding copper resistance protein NlpE N-terminal domain-containing protein, with the protein MKKVFMIVAACAVIASCQQKGKTATDQNANDTTMVADSAATAALTYAGTIPAADGPGIKYTVTLAGDSAKTFTLEEVYLQAKDGKDDTKSYTGQVEVIKKDVKGQPVTAYKLAMDKDNALYLLVKDDATLRVVNDQLEEAASANNYDLKLVK; encoded by the coding sequence ATGAAGAAAGTATTTATGATTGTGGCTGCTTGTGCAGTCATCGCTTCTTGCCAACAGAAGGGCAAGACCGCAACAGATCAGAACGCCAACGACACGACCATGGTGGCCGATTCGGCTGCAACCGCCGCGCTCACCTATGCCGGAACCATCCCCGCTGCCGACGGTCCGGGCATCAAATACACCGTAACCTTGGCCGGAGACTCTGCAAAGACGTTTACTTTGGAAGAAGTTTACCTGCAAGCCAAAGACGGAAAAGACGATACAAAGAGCTATACCGGCCAGGTGGAAGTGATCAAGAAAGACGTGAAAGGCCAGCCCGTAACGGCTTATAAGTTGGCGATGGACAAAGACAATGCGCTCTATCTGCTCGTGAAAGACGACGCTACGTTGCGCGTTGTCAACGATCAGCTCGAAGAAGCAGCCAGTGCCAATAACTACGACTTGAAGTTGGTGAAGTAA
- a CDS encoding DsbA family protein, translated as MSQVIITNVTDPVCPWCWGEEPFFRKLETHFPGLIAWRHVMGGLVEDMNKNKPADIDADTYYNKENKDFITHCLETAEKHGMPIRTERFNLFSETENSSFPLCIAFKAAQIANAEKADLFLYNLRAAAMAEARQAIAEAELIAIADESGIDIAAFLDSLNDGSAERAFWQDVEEAKKLKVEVFPTFVFEYEGKQMPLKNFRDYNTMAAMIKAVSGGKLLPQAVRFSSEALLELMETHPRLSAEEVKEAFDFASLQDMEAAIAPLLASGELLKQPADNSYFIRKPAKGMACDLTTGICK; from the coding sequence ATGAGTCAAGTGATCATCACTAATGTCACCGATCCCGTTTGCCCGTGGTGCTGGGGCGAGGAACCGTTTTTCAGAAAGTTGGAAACCCATTTCCCCGGCCTCATTGCCTGGCGCCATGTAATGGGCGGACTGGTGGAGGACATGAACAAGAACAAACCCGCCGACATCGATGCCGACACCTATTATAATAAGGAGAACAAAGACTTCATTACCCACTGTCTGGAGACTGCCGAGAAACACGGGATGCCCATTCGGACGGAGAGGTTCAACCTGTTTTCCGAAACAGAGAACTCGTCGTTCCCGCTCTGCATCGCCTTTAAGGCGGCACAGATAGCGAATGCCGAAAAGGCCGATCTCTTTCTCTATAATCTGCGGGCAGCCGCGATGGCCGAGGCCCGACAAGCTATCGCCGAAGCCGAACTCATTGCCATTGCCGACGAAAGTGGCATCGACATCGCCGCTTTTCTCGACTCATTGAACGATGGTTCGGCCGAAAGGGCTTTCTGGCAAGACGTTGAGGAGGCCAAAAAACTCAAGGTAGAGGTGTTCCCCACCTTTGTTTTCGAGTATGAAGGCAAGCAGATGCCCCTGAAAAACTTCCGCGACTACAACACGATGGCGGCCATGATCAAGGCCGTTAGCGGCGGAAAGCTATTGCCGCAAGCCGTTCGTTTCTCGTCCGAGGCTCTGCTCGAGTTGATGGAAACACACCCACGCCTGTCGGCAGAAGAGGTGAAAGAGGCTTTCGACTTTGCTTCTCTTCAAGACATGGAGGCTGCTATCGCTCCTCTCTTGGCCTCGGGCGAACTGCTCAAACAGCCCGCCGACAACAGCTATTTCATAAGAAAACCCGCCAAAGGCATGGCCTGCGACTTGACAACGGGCATCTGCAAATAG
- a CDS encoding TonB-dependent receptor, with the protein MVKRTFLCIALGASIALWTSAKASIAQKATSLSEQTDTTKTKNNKKNGGSELGKEHNIGEIVVTGVRQQASVNSVSDRIGENLIDRSMGKSLASILEHVSGVSSIQTGTTVAKPVINGMYGNRILIVNNGARQTGQQWGADHAPEIDQNSSGSIEVIKGAESVRYGSEALGGIIVMEQKALPYGQKGVSGHLRTLYGSNGKRYSVVAQTEGTMPFCNSLAWRLQGTYANSGDQSTAKYLLNNTGYREHDFSAALGYHRHALQLEGYYSMYNLKLGVLPSAQMGSEDLLKQRIALGRPVEVEPYTRHIDYPFQHVVHHTAIGKASFDAGKYGRFQWQTAFQADDRKENRIRRMNLSSIPAVSMYLTSFQNQLKWNLAYNRWNTEAGASYLHIRNRNQEGTGVVPLIPNYTEYDLGVYAIQKYRHEHWTAEAGIRFDNQETRASGYDYTGKLYGGHHIFSNFSYNLGTSYRLNEQWKITSNVGLAWRAPHVHELYSNGNELGSGMFVMGDSTMRSEQSTKWVTSLSYRTAFAEVRMDAYLQWIKGYIYDEPEKGKYITVISGSYPLFQYKQTDAFFRGIDFDVRLKPIQHFEYHLLSGLIWANEKRTGNYLPYIPSARFDHDLTWEDIRVGKANAWLQLKHRLVLKQTRFHPASDLVDFTPPTYNLFGFEAGIEWPLSRQNKLRMLLSADNLFNKEYKEYTNRSRYYAHDMGRDVRFSVGWFF; encoded by the coding sequence ATGGTTAAAAGAACTTTTCTTTGCATCGCACTCGGTGCGAGCATCGCGCTATGGACTTCTGCAAAGGCATCGATCGCTCAGAAAGCGACTTCGCTCAGTGAACAAACCGACACCACAAAAACAAAAAACAACAAGAAAAACGGTGGGTCGGAACTTGGAAAAGAACACAATATCGGCGAGATTGTGGTAACGGGCGTGCGCCAGCAAGCCAGCGTCAACAGCGTAAGCGACAGGATAGGCGAAAACCTGATCGACCGTTCTATGGGCAAATCGCTCGCTTCCATCCTCGAACATGTTAGCGGTGTCAGCTCTATTCAGACGGGAACCACAGTGGCCAAACCTGTGATCAACGGCATGTATGGCAACCGTATCCTCATCGTTAACAATGGAGCGCGGCAGACAGGACAGCAATGGGGAGCCGACCACGCTCCCGAAATAGACCAAAACAGCAGTGGGTCTATCGAGGTGATCAAGGGTGCTGAATCGGTAAGATATGGCTCTGAGGCTCTCGGCGGTATCATCGTGATGGAGCAAAAGGCTTTGCCTTACGGGCAAAAAGGCGTTTCGGGACATCTGCGGACACTCTATGGCAGTAATGGTAAACGCTATTCTGTCGTGGCACAAACCGAGGGAACAATGCCTTTCTGCAATAGTTTGGCTTGGCGACTGCAAGGCACCTATGCTAATTCGGGCGACCAAAGTACGGCCAAATACTTGCTGAACAACACGGGTTATCGCGAACACGATTTCTCGGCGGCATTGGGTTACCATCGCCATGCACTTCAATTGGAAGGGTATTACAGTATGTACAACCTGAAATTGGGCGTTCTGCCCAGTGCACAAATGGGTAGTGAGGATCTACTTAAACAGCGTATTGCGCTCGGACGACCCGTGGAAGTCGAACCCTATACTCGCCACATCGACTACCCTTTCCAGCATGTTGTTCACCATACGGCCATCGGTAAGGCTTCTTTCGATGCGGGCAAGTATGGTCGTTTTCAATGGCAGACTGCCTTCCAGGCCGACGATCGCAAGGAAAATCGTATCCGACGAATGAACCTCTCGAGTATTCCGGCTGTGAGTATGTACCTCACCTCGTTTCAAAACCAACTGAAGTGGAATTTGGCCTACAACAGATGGAACACTGAAGCAGGTGCCTCTTATCTGCACATACGTAACCGCAACCAAGAGGGAACGGGCGTTGTGCCACTGATCCCTAACTACACGGAGTACGACTTGGGCGTTTATGCCATACAGAAGTATCGCCATGAGCATTGGACGGCAGAGGCTGGCATACGCTTCGACAACCAAGAAACGCGTGCTTCGGGTTATGACTACACGGGAAAGTTGTATGGCGGACATCACATTTTTAGTAATTTCTCGTACAATCTCGGGACAAGCTATCGCCTGAACGAGCAATGGAAGATTACCTCCAACGTAGGTTTGGCGTGGCGGGCACCACATGTGCACGAGCTTTATAGCAATGGGAATGAGCTGGGATCGGGTATGTTCGTCATGGGCGACTCAACCATGCGCTCCGAACAGAGTACCAAATGGGTTACGTCGCTATCCTATCGCACGGCCTTTGCCGAGGTCCGGATGGATGCTTACCTACAATGGATCAAGGGTTACATCTACGATGAACCGGAAAAAGGCAAGTATATCACGGTGATTTCAGGTTCTTATCCGCTGTTTCAATATAAGCAAACCGACGCTTTCTTCCGCGGAATCGACTTCGATGTACGGCTCAAGCCGATACAACACTTCGAGTACCATCTGCTGTCGGGTCTGATCTGGGCCAACGAAAAGCGGACAGGCAACTATCTGCCTTATATTCCCTCAGCACGCTTCGACCACGACTTGACGTGGGAAGACATTCGGGTAGGTAAGGCAAACGCTTGGTTGCAATTGAAACATAGACTGGTTTTGAAGCAGACACGCTTCCATCCTGCCAGCGATCTTGTCGACTTTACGCCGCCAACCTACAACCTCTTCGGCTTCGAAGCTGGCATCGAATGGCCGCTGAGTAGACAGAACAAACTGCGGATGCTCCTCTCTGCCGACAACCTTTTTAATAAAGAATATAAGGAATACACCAATCGCTCGCGCTACTACGCCCACGATATGGGGCGCGATGTACGCTTTTCGGTCGGTTGGTTTTTCTAA
- a CDS encoding hydrogen peroxide-inducible genes activator, whose product MTLQQLEYVMAVFRFRHFAKAAEHCGVTQPTLSSMVQKLEDELGVKLFDRKSQPIAPTPTGRLVVEQAWKVLLRARKLKETVEEEKHSLQGTFTIGILPTIAPYLIPRFFPQLMRTYPDMDVRIVEMKTEDMKRALVRGDVDAGILAQLEGLDEFESIPLFYEQFFAYVAEGDPLFDKESIKTADLTGEYLWLLDEGHCFRDQLVKFCHLKAASAAKKAYTLGSIETFMRIVESGKGLTFIPELAVYQLEEKQRRLVRPFAIPVPTREIVMITGKNFIRKTLRSLLVEEIQAGIPKDMLTLRQTQKRI is encoded by the coding sequence ATGACACTTCAACAATTGGAATATGTAATGGCAGTGTTTCGCTTTCGGCATTTCGCCAAGGCTGCCGAACATTGTGGCGTTACACAGCCCACGCTCAGTTCGATGGTGCAGAAGCTGGAAGACGAATTGGGTGTGAAACTCTTCGACCGGAAGAGTCAGCCCATTGCCCCAACGCCCACCGGAAGATTGGTTGTAGAGCAGGCTTGGAAAGTATTGCTACGTGCACGAAAGCTGAAAGAGACGGTGGAAGAAGAGAAACATTCGTTGCAAGGAACGTTTACCATCGGCATCTTACCCACCATTGCACCCTACCTTATACCGCGCTTTTTTCCGCAACTCATGAGAACATATCCTGATATGGACGTGCGTATCGTGGAAATGAAGACAGAGGACATGAAGCGAGCTTTGGTGCGTGGCGATGTAGATGCTGGTATTCTGGCACAATTAGAAGGGCTGGACGAGTTTGAGAGCATACCGTTGTTCTACGAACAGTTCTTTGCTTACGTGGCAGAAGGCGATCCTCTCTTTGACAAAGAAAGCATCAAGACGGCCGACTTGACGGGAGAATATCTCTGGTTGTTGGATGAAGGACATTGCTTTCGCGACCAATTAGTGAAGTTTTGCCACCTGAAAGCCGCTTCAGCTGCGAAGAAAGCCTATACGCTGGGTAGCATCGAGACGTTTATGCGTATTGTAGAGAGTGGAAAAGGACTTACCTTTATTCCGGAGTTAGCCGTGTATCAGCTGGAAGAGAAGCAACGACGCTTGGTGCGTCCCTTTGCCATTCCCGTACCAACACGCGAGATTGTGATGATCACTGGTAAAAACTTTATCCGTAAAACCCTGCGCAGTCTGCTGGTCGAAGAGATCCAAGCGGGCATACCTAAAGACATGTTGACATTGAGACAGACTCAGAAAAGGATCTGA
- a CDS encoding GIN domain-containing protein — translation MKHRFFVLMAALCIAGVGFASCSYGTNYRKKLRMTTTRELTYFKRIVLLAPYDVHFVQGGKSEAKMIGTQEELKNIILRVSGETLYIERVKKRGFSFGKDSEVDIYLTSPDLISLEMKGSGDFSVIRKMDTDVLTVSLIGSGDVKFGQVICDQLRVSLNGSGDVKFDGVSCQRAEVRLKGSGDMTLKQLQSDRIEFSLYGSGDIEAGLQNCGAVKTELFGSGDIKLWGSTRSLDKTVHGSGEIQIDRLNVR, via the coding sequence ATGAAACATCGATTTTTTGTTTTGATGGCCGCGTTATGTATCGCGGGTGTGGGTTTTGCCTCTTGTTCTTACGGTACGAACTACCGAAAGAAGCTACGTATGACGACAACGCGAGAGTTGACCTATTTTAAACGTATTGTGCTTTTAGCACCTTATGACGTGCATTTTGTACAAGGTGGGAAGAGTGAAGCGAAGATGATCGGTACGCAAGAGGAATTAAAGAATATCATATTGCGAGTGAGTGGTGAGACTTTGTACATCGAACGGGTGAAGAAAAGAGGATTCTCTTTTGGAAAAGACTCGGAAGTGGACATCTATCTGACATCCCCTGACCTCATTTCCTTAGAGATGAAAGGCTCAGGCGACTTCTCTGTCATCAGGAAGATGGACACAGATGTACTGACAGTATCGCTTATCGGTAGTGGAGATGTCAAATTTGGACAGGTGATTTGCGATCAGCTCCGGGTCTCTCTAAATGGTAGTGGCGACGTAAAGTTCGATGGAGTGAGTTGTCAACGCGCCGAGGTTCGGCTTAAAGGCTCAGGCGATATGACCCTGAAACAGCTTCAATCCGATAGAATAGAGTTTTCACTCTACGGTAGTGGTGACATAGAAGCAGGCTTACAGAATTGCGGAGCGGTGAAGACTGAACTCTTTGGAAGCGGCGATATCAAGCTATGGGGTTCGACTCGGTCGTTGGATAAGACCGTGCATGGCAGCGGAGAAATACAGATAGATCGGCTCAACGTTCGGTAA